The DNA sequence TATCCCAATCCGGTCTCATTACTGCTATCCGCCTTTAATTTGCCTGGTCATTCCGGGTGCAGCGAAGAATCTCGCTGCAATCAGGATGAGCTACTCAATTTCAATTTCCGGCACCGCCGAATCGCCAGCCTGTAAACTATCAATCACTTTTCGTGCTATCTCACGATAAGTCAGGCTGATGGCATTATCCGGATCAGCAATGACGGTAGGATTGCCACCGTCCACCTGTTCGCGAATCGTGCGATCCAATGGCAGTGCGCCCAACAGTTCTGTCTGGTAGTCACGGGCAATGCGTTCACCGCCGCCCTCGCCAAAGATATGCTCACTGTGACCGCAGTTACTGCAGGTATGCATGGCCATATTTTCTACCACACCCAGCACCGGAATATTGACCTTACGGAACATTTCGATGCCTTTCTGGGCATCCAACAGGGCAATATCCTGAGGGGTTGTAACGATCACAGCCCCGGAAACCGGAACCTTCTGGGCAAGGGTCAACTGAATATCACCCGTGCCTGGCGGCATATCCACGACCAGACAGTCCAGCTCACCCCAGTGGGTTTGCGTGAGCATCTGCTGCAGGGCACCGGTCGCCATTGGTCCACGCCATACGGCTGGAGCCTTTTCTGCCAGCAAGTAGCCAAGGGACATGGTTTTCAAGCCGTGTGCTTCGACTGGTGCAAATGCATTACCGCCGATAACTTCAGGGCGAGTGCCTTCTTTAACACCCAGCATCAGGGGTTGGCTTGGTCCGTAAATATCTGCATCGAGGATACCGGTTTTAAACCCTTCCTGTTGCAGGGCCAACGCCAGGTTTACTGCAGTAGTGGATTTGCCAACGCCCCCTTTACCAGAAGCTACGGCCAGAATATATCGAACTTGAGATAGCCCGTTGGCATTATCAGTCATGCGACTTCTCTCTTTTACCAAAATAGAAAAACCCGCTAAAGCGGGTAGACTGGATCTTACACTGATTGAAACCTGGATGTCAGTGGTTGATTGATTCCATCAATATGGACTCAAACAGCTCAAAAGGTACAGCCGGAGAAAATAAATTCCCCTGTAAAACCGGGCATCCCATATCCTGCAGAATCTGCCACTGCCTCTGGTTTTCGACACCTTCGGCAACAATAGTCAGGCCGAGGTTCTTGCCAATCCCGATTACTGTCCAGCAAATCTCTGAATCAAAATTGTCATTTGGGATACCACTCACAAACGTTTTATCAATTTTTACTTCACTGATCGGAAGAAACTTGAGATAACTCAGGGAAGAGTAACCGGTACCAAAATCATCAATCGAGAATCGAACCCCCAGGCTGCACAGGCTCTTCAGCACAGGCATGGCCAGATCCAGTTCGTCAACAATGGCGCCTTCGGTGATCTCAAGAATCAGCTGGGAAGAGGACAGCCCCGTTCTGTTAAGAACGTCAGTGACAGAAGTTATAAAGTTGTGACTGTATAGCTGGGATGAGGAAACATTCACGGAAAGGTTAATTGAAAGGCTGTTTTTTCGACACAGATCCGCCACCTGCTGACAAGCCTTCTCTAAAACCCATAATCCGAGATCAATAATCAGGTGGCTATCTTCCGCACAGTAAATAAAATCCCCGGCAGTCAATAAACCATGATTCGGGTGTTGCCAACGAACCAGCGCTTCTACGCCCACAATATCCCGGGAATTTGCATCGACCTGCGGCTGATAGTAAACCGTCAATTGACTATCCATAAAGGCGTGGTGCAGCTCAGCCTCCAGACTTAGTCGCTCTTGAAGCTGTTGACTCATGGATGGCTCAAATAAACACACCTGATTACGCCCGCCCTGCTTGGCCTTATAGAGCGCTATATCAGCATTCTTCATCAACAGCGATGTCTCCATCCCGTGGATTGGCGCTATCGCTACCCCTACACTCACCCCCAGTTGAACCACTTTGTTCTGGCACTCAATTGGCACCGAAGCCAGTGAGATCAGCTCTCTTGCCAAAACGGCTGCTTCGGATGCGGTATCTGGGCCGCTGATAACAACGGTAAACTCATCACCTCCAATTCTTGCCAATACTCCTCGGCCGGCAACACACGAATTGAAACGGGTACTGATTTTTTTCAAAATCCGGTCACCCACCTCGTGCCCAAAAGTGTCATTCACTTTTTTGAACATATCCAAATCAAGAAACAACAACGCAACCCCTTCTTGGGATTGCATTTGCTCATGAAGGTGCTGCTTAAACGCCCTACGATTGAGTAACCCCGTCAAAGGATCAAAATGTGACAGTTGCGTCACCACATGATGTAACTGACGCTGTTCAATGGCGATAGCCAAGGTTTTGCCAACCGACTCCATGAATTTAAGCTGCTTTTGATCAGGAGGTTTCATCTGGTCGAAATAGCAGGCAAAGGTACCCAGGACAGATCCCGTAGAGCTGAAAATTGGCGTTGACCAACAGGCCTTGAGCCCGAAAGAAAGGGCGAACTCCTTGTAGTTGGCCCACAGCGGGTCGCTTTCTATATCCTCAACG is a window from the Porticoccaceae bacterium LTM1 genome containing:
- the apbC gene encoding iron-sulfur cluster carrier protein ApbC, translating into MTDNANGLSQVRYILAVASGKGGVGKSTTAVNLALALQQEGFKTGILDADIYGPSQPLMLGVKEGTRPEVIGGNAFAPVEAHGLKTMSLGYLLAEKAPAVWRGPMATGALQQMLTQTHWGELDCLVVDMPPGTGDIQLTLAQKVPVSGAVIVTTPQDIALLDAQKGIEMFRKVNIPVLGVVENMAMHTCSNCGHSEHIFGEGGGERIARDYQTELLGALPLDRTIREQVDGGNPTVIADPDNAISLTYREIARKVIDSLQAGDSAVPEIEIE
- a CDS encoding EAL domain-containing protein, whose protein sequence is MNFDQGLADTNRQGIEPGSLQAELIQCPALQDIFKAVIDAAESVWDMRCSILILDPAHGTLHHASAPSLPKQYIDAINGESIGDSAGSCGTAAFRGELVIVEDIESDPLWANYKEFALSFGLKACWSTPIFSSTGSVLGTFACYFDQMKPPDQKQLKFMESVGKTLAIAIEQRQLHHVVTQLSHFDPLTGLLNRRAFKQHLHEQMQSQEGVALLFLDLDMFKKVNDTFGHEVGDRILKKISTRFNSCVAGRGVLARIGGDEFTVVISGPDTASEAAVLARELISLASVPIECQNKVVQLGVSVGVAIAPIHGMETSLLMKNADIALYKAKQGGRNQVCLFEPSMSQQLQERLSLEAELHHAFMDSQLTVYYQPQVDANSRDIVGVEALVRWQHPNHGLLTAGDFIYCAEDSHLIIDLGLWVLEKACQQVADLCRKNSLSINLSVNVSSSQLYSHNFITSVTDVLNRTGLSSSQLILEITEGAIVDELDLAMPVLKSLCSLGVRFSIDDFGTGYSSLSYLKFLPISEVKIDKTFVSGIPNDNFDSEICWTVIGIGKNLGLTIVAEGVENQRQWQILQDMGCPVLQGNLFSPAVPFELFESILMESINH